The following are encoded in a window of Methylocystis rosea genomic DNA:
- a CDS encoding methyltransferase domain-containing protein: MLAGLIVSHKGEHCGVYQYGRNLYDVLTKDQTINWSYVECAGFEELKTAVHDAKPDVILFNHHPSTMNWLTTAPTAELGATLFGVLHQVTQEIADHASVAPFDFLICLDPTLVPRNPAILRAPRFLPASPAKSPQPPEVFTIGSFGFATPGKGFDRLCELVNDQFDRAVIRINLPPHDDPSIVPESRFAETVEKCTKAITKPGIELQATSHFFDNAQIVEFLASNTMNAFVYDDMSSGISSCVDFALASGRPFALTRSAMFRHMFHVNPSIFIEDRDLIDIAEGDTSMLKALRDAAAPEKVAAELNRSMIDAMRAREASRATPDRRGFNKILDDRSRAAYSDAISDLAQHVPDMLARKIERANIQQGFALDTAQRFLAECPNARILAAGSFEDTAVATLCEQGYRIDEIDPNVNGMTLLDFYRSPEARLGSYDLCLSVSVLEHVADDEQFVRIISEFLRPGGLAVLTVDFKESWRPGQIKPIVDHRLYTTHDLRDRLINAMGECALVDPPIWAEGVEDFEYEGSEYGFAGFVFRKLDADSVRMANTQPVWRELLAQSPASSIPREDKMTAIKRIFGVGR, encoded by the coding sequence ATGCTAGCGGGCCTCATTGTCTCACACAAAGGCGAACATTGCGGCGTCTATCAATATGGCCGGAACTTATATGACGTCTTGACGAAAGATCAGACGATCAACTGGTCCTATGTAGAATGCGCGGGATTCGAGGAATTGAAGACCGCCGTTCACGACGCGAAGCCGGACGTCATTCTCTTCAATCATCATCCTAGCACGATGAATTGGCTTACGACGGCGCCGACGGCGGAGCTCGGCGCGACGCTCTTTGGCGTCCTCCATCAGGTGACCCAGGAAATCGCCGATCATGCGAGTGTCGCACCGTTCGATTTCCTCATTTGCCTCGATCCGACGCTCGTTCCCCGCAATCCCGCAATACTGCGCGCGCCGCGGTTTCTTCCGGCCTCCCCGGCAAAATCACCGCAGCCGCCCGAGGTCTTCACGATCGGCTCTTTCGGCTTCGCGACGCCGGGCAAAGGCTTCGATCGGCTCTGCGAGCTGGTGAACGACCAATTCGACCGCGCCGTGATTCGAATCAACCTCCCCCCGCATGATGACCCCAGCATCGTGCCTGAGTCCCGCTTCGCCGAAACAGTCGAGAAATGCACTAAAGCAATCACCAAACCTGGTATTGAGTTGCAGGCGACGAGCCATTTTTTTGACAATGCGCAGATCGTTGAGTTTCTTGCCTCGAATACGATGAATGCTTTCGTCTATGACGACATGTCGTCCGGCATCTCAAGTTGCGTCGACTTTGCTTTGGCGTCGGGACGTCCTTTCGCACTGACGCGCTCGGCGATGTTTCGCCACATGTTTCATGTTAATCCTTCGATCTTCATCGAAGATCGCGACCTGATCGATATCGCCGAAGGCGACACGTCCATGCTCAAAGCGCTGCGCGACGCCGCTGCGCCGGAGAAGGTGGCGGCCGAGTTGAACCGGTCCATGATCGACGCGATGAGAGCGCGAGAGGCGAGCCGCGCCACGCCCGATCGACGCGGCTTCAACAAGATTCTCGACGATCGCTCGCGGGCCGCTTATAGCGACGCGATCAGCGATCTTGCACAACATGTCCCAGACATGCTCGCCCGTAAGATCGAACGCGCGAATATTCAGCAAGGCTTTGCGCTCGACACCGCTCAGCGCTTTCTCGCCGAATGCCCTAACGCCCGCATCTTGGCGGCCGGCTCCTTTGAAGACACCGCCGTCGCGACGCTCTGCGAGCAAGGCTACCGGATCGATGAGATCGACCCGAACGTCAACGGGATGACGTTGCTCGATTTCTATCGCTCTCCCGAGGCCCGGCTAGGCTCTTATGACCTATGCCTTAGCGTATCGGTTCTTGAACATGTGGCCGATGACGAGCAATTCGTCCGAATTATCAGCGAATTCCTCCGGCCAGGCGGCCTCGCGGTGCTGACCGTGGATTTCAAGGAAAGCTGGCGACCGGGACAAATCAAGCCGATCGTCGATCACCGCCTGTACACGACTCATGATTTGCGTGACAGGTTGATCAACGCCATGGGAGAATGCGCGCTTGTCGACCCGCCAATCTGGGCCGAAGGGGTCGAAGATTTTGAGTATGAAGGCAGCGAATACGGCTTCGCGGGCTTCGTGTTCAGAAAGCTCGACGCCGACTCCGTTCGCATGGCGAACACGCAACCTGTTTGGCGGGAATTGCTCGCGCAATCGCCAGCGTCGAGCATTCCTCGAGAAGACAAGATGACCGCCATCAAACGCATTTTTGGCGTCGGGCGGTGA
- a CDS encoding class I SAM-dependent methyltransferase, whose protein sequence is MTKRITKCRVSGSTNLVSVLALGDQALTGVFPSSRETPVTVGPLELVWCPDSGLLQLAHSYEASEMYGENYGYRSGLNQSMVRHLTQKIAHLERFADLKPGDAVLDIGSNDATSLKAYTTSGLTRIGIDPTGAKFRQYYPDDIKLAPEFFSSQAFEKLSPKRAKIVTSIAMFYDLDDPVWFAREVAKALAPDGVWHFEQSYMPSMLRLTSYDTICHEHIEYYSLGVIEKILGAADLEILDVQMNAVNGGSFAVTAGHKNAQRKRNLAVIDWLLAQEERMGLNTPRPYRDFEDRVFRHREDLRRLLRALKDDNKRILGYGASTKGNVVLQFCDIGPDLVEAIAEVNPDKFGCFTPGSHIPIVSEAEARAMKPDYFLVLPWHFKDGILAREQEYLASGGKMIFPFPEIEIV, encoded by the coding sequence ATGACGAAGCGAATTACCAAGTGTCGCGTTAGCGGCTCCACCAATCTCGTCTCGGTTCTGGCGCTCGGCGACCAGGCGCTCACGGGCGTTTTTCCGAGCTCCCGCGAGACGCCTGTCACGGTCGGCCCTCTGGAACTCGTCTGGTGCCCTGATTCAGGCCTGCTGCAGCTCGCGCACAGCTATGAAGCAAGCGAGATGTATGGCGAGAACTACGGTTATCGTTCGGGCCTCAATCAGTCGATGGTGCGACACCTGACCCAGAAGATCGCCCATCTCGAGCGATTCGCCGATCTCAAGCCAGGCGACGCGGTGCTCGACATCGGCTCAAACGACGCGACGTCTCTCAAGGCCTATACGACGTCGGGCTTGACGCGTATCGGCATTGATCCCACCGGCGCCAAGTTCCGACAATATTATCCAGACGATATCAAGCTTGCGCCGGAGTTCTTCTCTTCGCAGGCGTTTGAAAAGCTCTCGCCGAAGCGGGCGAAGATCGTCACGTCAATCGCGATGTTCTACGACCTCGACGACCCGGTCTGGTTCGCCCGCGAAGTCGCCAAGGCGCTCGCGCCCGACGGGGTATGGCATTTCGAGCAGAGCTATATGCCGTCAATGCTGCGGCTCACCTCCTACGACACGATCTGCCACGAGCACATCGAATATTACTCGCTGGGGGTCATCGAGAAAATTCTCGGCGCGGCCGATCTTGAGATTCTCGACGTGCAGATGAACGCGGTCAACGGCGGCAGTTTCGCCGTCACCGCCGGCCACAAGAACGCGCAGCGCAAGCGCAATCTCGCGGTGATCGACTGGCTGTTGGCTCAAGAGGAGCGGATGGGGCTGAACACGCCTCGCCCCTACCGCGATTTCGAAGATCGCGTGTTCCGCCATCGCGAGGATTTGCGCCGGCTGCTGCGCGCGCTCAAGGACGACAACAAGCGCATCCTCGGCTACGGCGCCTCGACCAAGGGCAATGTGGTGCTGCAATTCTGCGACATCGGCCCCGACCTCGTCGAGGCGATCGCCGAGGTCAATCCCGACAAATTCGGCTGCTTCACGCCCGGCTCACATATCCCGATCGTTTCGGAAGCCGAGGCGCGGGCGATGAAGCCGGATTACTTCCTCGTGCTTCCCTGGCATTTCAAGGACGGGATATTGGCGCGGGAGCAGGAATATCTCGCCAGCGGCGGCAAGATGATCTTCCCCTTTCCGGAGATCGAGATCGTCTGA
- a CDS encoding glucan biosynthesis protein — translation MVEKQDRRSFIKAAAATSALGAVGAPRSEAATSVSNLRLGEARPFSFETLKQTAQRLVKQPYRKPNIPAPEITSQIDYEKWGQITYNTDHALFADTKERFPVEFFHLGMFFKKAVRMNVVENGEAREVLYDTSYFNMPADSIARQLPPGAGFAGFRIQEAKDGVLDWKKNDWVAFLGASYFRAIGELRQYGMSARGVALDTWQAGSNEEFPDFTEIYIGPETADGVVLHALLEGPSIVGAYRFLMTRGKGVVMDIDCSLYLRGAFTRFGVAPLTSMFWFSETMKPTAIDWRPEVHDSDGLSMWTGAGERLWRPLNNPNRVMASAFGDNNPKGFGLMQRDRNYDHYLDNVFYDRRPSVWIEPKGDWGKGAIQLIEIPTDDEIHDNIVVIWAPEKPAVPGASFEYSYRLHWLADEPYPTKLARCVATRLGNGGQPGRPRPKGVRKFMVEFLGEPLAKLPFGVKPEPVLWASRGTFSYVFTEAVFDNVPGHWRAQFDLTVEGSEPVEMRLFLKNGDEVLSENWLYQYHPL, via the coding sequence ATGGTCGAGAAGCAGGATCGTCGCTCGTTTATCAAAGCGGCGGCGGCGACGAGCGCCTTGGGCGCCGTAGGCGCGCCTCGCAGCGAGGCGGCGACGAGCGTCTCCAATCTTCGGCTCGGCGAAGCGCGGCCTTTCTCCTTCGAGACGCTCAAGCAGACGGCGCAGCGGCTCGTCAAACAGCCTTACCGCAAGCCGAATATCCCTGCCCCCGAGATCACCTCGCAGATCGACTACGAGAAGTGGGGACAGATCACCTACAACACCGATCACGCGCTTTTCGCCGACACCAAAGAGCGATTCCCCGTAGAGTTCTTCCACCTTGGGATGTTCTTCAAGAAGGCCGTGCGCATGAATGTCGTCGAAAACGGCGAGGCGCGCGAGGTTCTTTACGATACGAGCTACTTCAATATGCCGGCGGATTCGATCGCGCGCCAACTGCCGCCCGGCGCCGGCTTCGCGGGATTTCGCATTCAGGAGGCCAAGGACGGCGTGCTCGACTGGAAGAAAAACGACTGGGTGGCGTTTCTGGGCGCGTCATATTTCCGCGCGATCGGCGAATTGCGCCAGTATGGCATGTCGGCCCGGGGCGTTGCGCTCGACACCTGGCAGGCGGGATCGAACGAAGAATTCCCTGATTTCACTGAAATTTACATCGGGCCGGAGACCGCCGACGGCGTCGTCCTGCATGCGCTGCTCGAAGGGCCGTCGATCGTCGGCGCCTATCGCTTCCTGATGACGCGCGGCAAGGGCGTCGTCATGGACATCGACTGCTCGCTGTATTTGCGCGGCGCCTTCACGCGCTTTGGCGTCGCCCCGCTCACCTCGATGTTCTGGTTCTCGGAGACGATGAAGCCGACAGCGATCGATTGGCGGCCTGAAGTGCATGATTCCGACGGGTTGAGCATGTGGACCGGCGCGGGCGAGCGCTTGTGGCGGCCGTTGAACAATCCGAACCGGGTCATGGCGTCGGCGTTTGGCGACAACAATCCCAAAGGCTTCGGCCTGATGCAGCGCGATCGCAATTACGATCACTATCTCGACAACGTCTTCTACGATCGCCGCCCGAGCGTGTGGATCGAACCCAAGGGCGATTGGGGCAAGGGCGCGATTCAACTCATCGAAATTCCGACGGACGACGAGATCCACGACAATATCGTCGTCATCTGGGCGCCCGAAAAGCCCGCCGTTCCCGGCGCCTCCTTCGAATATTCCTATCGGCTGCACTGGCTTGCGGACGAGCCCTACCCGACCAAACTCGCGCGCTGCGTCGCGACGAGGCTCGGCAACGGCGGCCAACCCGGCAGGCCGCGGCCCAAGGGCGTGCGCAAATTTATGGTGGAGTTTTTGGGCGAGCCCCTCGCCAAGCTCCCCTTTGGGGTGAAGCCCGAACCGGTGTTATGGGCGTCGCGCGGAACGTTCTCCTACGTGTTCACCGAAGCGGTTTTTGACAATGTGCCGGGCCATTGGCGAGCGCAATTCGACCTGACCGTGGAAGGCTCCGAGCCTGTAGAGATGCGCCTGTTCCTTAAGAACGGCGATGAGGTGCTTTCGGAAAATTGGCTGTATCAGTATCACCCGCTCTAA
- a CDS encoding amino acid permease, with protein MFEGASKSYLNRKSVHKIIADHAAEGDGLKRALGWASLMSLGVGGIIGAGIFVLTGTAAANYAGPGVMISFMLSGLACAFVALCYAELASLIPVSGSTYTYTYVTLGEIFAWIIGWNLVLEYAAGAATVAVGWAGYFNRVMQGFGVHVPPELTTAFFADPTAHGAPPGAVHGLFNVPAAGIVLLLTALLVRGTSESTLFNNVIVAIKVTVVLMVIVFGAAHIDQANWSPLVPENAGEFGTYGWSGVVRGASVVFFAYIGFDSVSTAAQEAHNPQRDVPIGIIGSLIICTILYIAVAAVATGVVNYKELGVPDPMALVMDRTGVSWLAWAVKLGALAGLTTAILVLLYGQTRIFFSMAHDGLLPPIFARLHPAWRTPAVSQILVGVVVALAAGLLPLDILGEMVSIGTLAAFALVCLAVLRLRRMHPEIRRPFRAPGIPWLPVAGILSCFALMVALPLDTWLRLLIWTVIGIAIYLLYGLKHAKRLH; from the coding sequence TTGTTCGAGGGCGCCAGCAAGAGCTATCTGAACCGCAAATCCGTCCACAAGATCATCGCCGATCACGCCGCCGAAGGAGACGGCCTCAAGCGCGCGCTTGGTTGGGCGTCGTTGATGTCGCTTGGAGTCGGCGGCATCATTGGCGCCGGCATTTTCGTGCTGACCGGCACGGCGGCGGCGAATTACGCCGGGCCCGGCGTCATGATCTCATTCATGCTGTCGGGGCTCGCCTGCGCCTTTGTCGCGCTCTGCTACGCGGAGCTTGCGTCGCTCATTCCCGTCTCCGGGAGCACCTACACTTACACCTATGTGACGCTCGGCGAGATTTTCGCCTGGATCATCGGCTGGAATCTGGTGCTCGAATACGCAGCCGGCGCGGCGACGGTCGCCGTCGGCTGGGCCGGCTACTTCAATCGCGTGATGCAAGGGTTTGGCGTTCATGTGCCGCCCGAACTGACGACCGCCTTTTTTGCCGATCCGACCGCGCATGGGGCGCCGCCCGGCGCCGTGCATGGCTTGTTCAACGTTCCCGCCGCCGGAATCGTCCTGCTGCTCACCGCGCTGCTCGTGCGCGGCACGTCCGAGTCGACGCTGTTCAATAACGTCATCGTCGCCATCAAGGTCACTGTCGTGCTGATGGTGATTGTGTTTGGCGCTGCGCATATCGACCAAGCCAATTGGTCGCCCCTCGTTCCGGAGAACGCCGGCGAGTTCGGCACTTACGGCTGGAGCGGCGTCGTGCGCGGCGCTTCGGTGGTGTTCTTCGCCTATATCGGATTCGACTCCGTCTCGACTGCCGCGCAGGAGGCGCATAATCCACAACGGGACGTGCCGATCGGCATTATCGGCTCGCTCATCATCTGCACGATTCTCTACATCGCCGTGGCGGCCGTGGCGACCGGCGTCGTCAACTACAAGGAGCTGGGCGTTCCGGACCCGATGGCGCTGGTCATGGATCGCACCGGCGTCTCGTGGCTCGCCTGGGCGGTGAAGCTCGGCGCGCTGGCCGGACTGACGACGGCGATTCTCGTGCTGCTCTACGGACAGACGCGCATCTTCTTCTCCATGGCGCATGATGGCCTGTTGCCCCCGATCTTTGCGAGGCTTCACCCGGCATGGCGCACGCCCGCCGTAAGCCAAATCCTCGTCGGGGTGGTTGTGGCGCTCGCGGCGGGTCTGTTGCCGCTCGACATTCTTGGCGAAATGGTGAGCATCGGGACGCTGGCGGCTTTCGCGCTCGTCTGCTTGGCCGTGCTGCGCCTGCGTCGAATGCACCCGGAAATCAGGCGTCCGTTCCGCGCGCCGGGGATCCCATGGTTGCCGGTCGCCGGCATCTTGTCCTGTTTCGCGCTGATGGTCGCACTTCCGCTCGACACTTGGCTCCGGTTGCTGATCTGGACCGTCATCGGGATCGCGATCTACCTCCTTTATGGCCTCAAGCACGCCAAACGCCTCCATTAG
- a CDS encoding cryptochrome/photolyase family protein codes for MNAPAIVWFRNDLRISDNPALLAAARSGAPLVALYILDDESPGEWRVGAAARWWLHHSLAALSQSLAQRGVPLTLRRGRPQYVFEQIIAETGAGAVFWNRLYEPWAIRRDAELEAQLRDDAVETHLFQDSVLFEPEKLRTKQGENFRMFTPFWRACLAAPPPDRPLPAPEILHAAPLPPDSDDLDAWRLLPQNPDWAIGMRKVWLVGETAARAELADFARHHVGDYKVERDFMGRVGVSRLSPHLHFGELSPREVWHAISDPGSIGGEAYLRELGWREFCHHLLISHWDLPDRPLDRTFERFPYRDDETSLDAWRNGQTGYPLVDAAMRELWITGWMHNRARLVSASFLIKHLLIDWRKGERWFWDTLVDADLANNSANWQWVAGCGADAAPYFRIFNPSLQGEKFDPDGAYVRRYVPELAGLDARYIHRPWAAPDDVLRAAGVVLGVTYPHPIVDHGEARERALAAFEAVRAQPSLREA; via the coding sequence ATGAATGCGCCGGCGATCGTCTGGTTTCGCAATGATTTGCGCATCTCTGACAATCCGGCGCTTTTGGCTGCTGCACGATCGGGAGCGCCGCTCGTCGCCCTTTACATCCTGGACGATGAAAGCCCCGGAGAATGGCGCGTCGGCGCCGCGGCGCGTTGGTGGCTGCACCATTCTCTCGCGGCGCTGTCGCAGAGCCTCGCCCAGCGAGGCGTGCCGCTGACGCTGCGGCGAGGCCGCCCCCAGTATGTGTTCGAACAGATCATCGCCGAAACCGGCGCCGGAGCCGTTTTTTGGAACAGGCTTTACGAGCCCTGGGCGATCCGGCGAGATGCGGAACTCGAGGCGCAGCTGCGCGATGATGCTGTAGAAACTCATCTTTTTCAAGACTCTGTGCTCTTCGAGCCGGAAAAGCTTCGCACCAAGCAGGGCGAGAATTTCCGGATGTTCACGCCTTTTTGGCGGGCCTGCCTCGCCGCGCCGCCGCCGGACCGGCCCCTTCCGGCGCCCGAAATCCTGCACGCCGCGCCGCTTCCGCCCGACAGCGACGATCTCGACGCCTGGCGGCTGCTGCCTCAGAACCCCGATTGGGCGATCGGCATGCGCAAGGTCTGGCTCGTCGGCGAGACGGCCGCGCGCGCCGAACTTGCAGACTTCGCGCGCCACCATGTCGGCGACTACAAGGTTGAACGCGACTTCATGGGCCGAGTCGGCGTCTCCAGGCTTTCCCCGCATCTGCACTTTGGCGAATTGTCGCCGCGCGAAGTCTGGCACGCGATCAGCGACCCTGGGAGCATCGGCGGCGAAGCCTATCTGAGAGAGCTTGGCTGGCGGGAGTTCTGCCACCACTTGCTGATCTCCCACTGGGACCTGCCGGACCGCCCTTTGGACAGGACCTTCGAGCGCTTTCCCTATCGCGACGACGAGACCTCGCTCGACGCTTGGAGGAACGGTCAGACCGGCTATCCGCTCGTCGACGCGGCGATGCGCGAATTGTGGATCACGGGCTGGATGCACAATCGCGCGCGTCTGGTTTCGGCAAGCTTCCTGATCAAGCACCTGCTCATTGACTGGCGGAAGGGGGAGCGCTGGTTCTGGGACACGCTGGTCGACGCCGATCTCGCCAACAACAGCGCCAATTGGCAGTGGGTGGCGGGCTGCGGCGCCGACGCCGCGCCTTACTTCCGCATCTTCAACCCTTCGCTTCAGGGCGAAAAATTTGATCCGGACGGCGCGTATGTGCGCCGTTACGTGCCGGAGCTCGCGGGGCTCGACGCCCGCTACATCCATCGTCCGTGGGCGGCGCCAGACGACGTCTTGCGCGCGGCCGGCGTCGTGCTTGGCGTCACCTATCCGCATCCGATCGTCGACCATGGCGAGGCGCGGGAGCGCGCGCTCGCCGCTTTCGAGGCCGTGCGGGCCCAACCGTCGTTGCGGGAAGCGTAG
- the cobT gene encoding nicotinate-nucleotide--dimethylbenzimidazole phosphoribosyltransferase yields MSHAVHPFEEIRILLAALPGPDLHAAAAVRARDGRLTKPPGALGRLEEIVEWLAAWQGRAAPAIERPLVAVFAANHGVVAQGVSAFPASVTQQMVANFLTGGAAINQICKSYGVGLKVYELALERPTADFTVAPAMDEREAAATFAYGMEAIQGDIDLLAPGEMGIGNTTSAAAIYAALYGGPASRWTGRGTGVDDAGLSRKNAAIDAALALHARDLSDPLEILRRLGGREIAAMMGAIAAARLNRIPVVLDGYVACAAAALLHAIAPESIAHCLAGHVSAEGAHRDVLTRLGKRPLLDLDMRLGEGSGAALAIGLIKAALACHSDMATFDSAGVSEKSV; encoded by the coding sequence ATGTCTCACGCCGTTCATCCCTTTGAAGAAATCCGTATCCTGTTGGCGGCTCTGCCAGGCCCGGATCTGCATGCCGCGGCGGCGGTCCGCGCGCGCGACGGCCGGCTCACCAAGCCGCCCGGCGCGCTCGGTCGTCTCGAAGAGATCGTCGAATGGCTCGCAGCCTGGCAGGGCAGGGCGGCGCCCGCGATCGAGCGCCCGCTCGTCGCGGTTTTCGCCGCCAATCACGGCGTCGTGGCGCAGGGGGTTTCGGCCTTCCCGGCGAGCGTCACGCAACAGATGGTGGCGAATTTTCTCACTGGCGGCGCGGCGATCAATCAGATCTGCAAGTCCTATGGCGTCGGCCTGAAGGTCTATGAGCTGGCGCTCGAACGGCCGACGGCAGATTTTACTGTGGCGCCGGCCATGGACGAGCGCGAAGCGGCGGCGACCTTCGCCTATGGGATGGAGGCGATCCAGGGCGATATCGATCTCCTGGCCCCAGGCGAGATGGGCATTGGCAATACGACGAGCGCGGCGGCGATCTATGCCGCGCTTTACGGCGGGCCCGCCTCGCGCTGGACCGGACGCGGCACGGGCGTCGACGACGCTGGGCTTTCGCGCAAGAACGCTGCAATCGACGCCGCGCTGGCGTTGCATGCGCGGGATCTCTCCGATCCTTTAGAAATCCTGCGCCGGCTTGGCGGGCGGGAGATCGCGGCGATGATGGGCGCCATCGCCGCCGCCCGCCTCAACCGCATTCCCGTGGTGCTTGACGGCTATGTCGCCTGCGCCGCCGCCGCGCTGCTCCACGCTATCGCGCCCGAGTCGATCGCCCATTGCTTAGCGGGCCATGTCTCGGCGGAGGGGGCGCATCGCGACGTTCTGACGCGGCTTGGCAAACGCCCGCTGCTCGATCTCGACATGCGGCTGGGCGAAGGCTCGGGCGCGGCGCTGGCCATTGGCCTGATTAAAGCGGCGCTTGCGTGTCACAGCGACATGGCCACGTTCGATAGCGCGGGCGTTTCGGAAAAATCAGTATAA
- a CDS encoding LysM peptidoglycan-binding domain-containing protein, whose translation MSSNLTSHVAAIILVAALVAALTFHLTRILTPQRLLHLAYAAAALGLIYLLGDAAFGWSFAGAGVLLWAYLALFLLAAAQAVRRRMTLGAIGLPWLSALIQLGVVAYMFAPLSFQKPPVTAALFLYFAFEALVWLRGSEPEEQHTRAADGRERPALVPPKRRRGLAEASLVAAALAIAYLLFVGPPGPNVGPDSSTAQLQEPQPEQTGESAEPTEPAAAVAQTEPAASDAAPKAESEASQSTEPAAQVAANETAVPPAPAVDSGTYTARAGDTFKSIARRLYGATSKWRAIAERNPDLKSKKLRAGQLVNLPSAPTR comes from the coding sequence ATGAGTTCAAACCTTACATCCCACGTTGCGGCGATCATTTTGGTGGCGGCGCTCGTGGCGGCGCTGACCTTTCATCTCACCCGGATCTTGACTCCGCAGAGGCTACTTCATCTGGCGTATGCCGCCGCCGCGCTCGGGCTGATCTATCTCCTGGGCGACGCCGCGTTCGGCTGGAGCTTCGCCGGCGCGGGCGTGCTGCTCTGGGCCTATCTGGCGCTTTTCCTTCTTGCCGCAGCCCAGGCGGTCCGTCGCCGCATGACGCTGGGCGCGATTGGCCTGCCATGGCTGTCGGCGCTGATTCAGCTCGGGGTCGTCGCCTATATGTTTGCCCCTCTATCATTCCAGAAGCCGCCGGTGACGGCGGCGCTGTTCCTGTATTTCGCCTTCGAGGCGCTGGTCTGGCTGCGCGGAAGCGAGCCGGAAGAGCAGCACACGCGCGCCGCGGATGGTCGGGAGCGGCCGGCGCTCGTTCCCCCTAAGCGCCGACGCGGACTTGCCGAGGCCTCGCTTGTCGCAGCCGCTCTCGCGATCGCCTATTTGCTCTTCGTGGGACCCCCTGGGCCCAATGTCGGACCCGATTCGTCGACGGCGCAGCTGCAGGAGCCCCAACCCGAGCAGACTGGCGAATCCGCCGAGCCAACCGAACCTGCAGCGGCCGTCGCGCAGACCGAGCCCGCGGCGTCGGACGCTGCGCCGAAAGCGGAGAGTGAGGCCAGCCAATCGACGGAGCCCGCTGCTCAGGTCGCGGCCAATGAGACTGCGGTCCCTCCCGCACCCGCCGTGGACAGCGGAACGTATACGGCGCGCGCGGGGGACACGTTTAAATCCATCGCCAGGCGGCTCTATGGCGCAACCAGCAAATGGCGCGCGATCGCCGAGCGCAATCCCGATCTAAAGTCGAAAAAGCTGCGCGCCGGTCAGCTCGTCAATCTGCCGTCAGCGCCGACGCGATGA
- a CDS encoding 5-formyltetrahydrofolate cyclo-ligase translates to MSDLKAELRRRSLARRDLIAPQEAHEAAASIARQGVALVAGIARDAKLNAPPVVSVYWPIRSELNTRPLIDALTAAGFCVTLPVMHKVRHPLVFRAFAPGDDLVKGPFGLSEPCDDKPAYDPDIVFSPLAAFDRRGFRLGYGGGIYDATLSTLRAKKPVIAVGVAYSCQEADHVPIEPHDQRLDAVMTEQETLRFATAAA, encoded by the coding sequence ATGAGCGATTTGAAAGCCGAGCTGCGGCGCCGTTCGCTGGCGCGCCGCGATCTCATCGCGCCGCAGGAAGCGCATGAGGCGGCCGCTTCCATCGCGCGCCAGGGCGTCGCGCTCGTCGCCGGCATTGCGCGCGATGCGAAACTGAACGCGCCGCCCGTCGTTTCCGTCTATTGGCCGATCCGCAGCGAGTTGAACACCCGACCGCTCATCGACGCCCTCACAGCCGCAGGTTTTTGCGTGACGCTGCCGGTCATGCACAAGGTGCGTCATCCCTTGGTGTTTCGCGCCTTCGCGCCGGGCGACGACCTCGTCAAAGGGCCGTTCGGCCTGTCCGAGCCTTGCGACGACAAGCCTGCATACGACCCCGATATTGTGTTTTCGCCGCTCGCCGCCTTCGATCGCCGCGGTTTTCGGCTGGGCTATGGCGGCGGCATCTATGACGCCACGCTCTCGACCCTTCGCGCCAAAAAGCCGGTCATCGCCGTCGGCGTCGCCTATTCCTGCCAGGAAGCCGACCATGTGCCGATCGAACCGCATGACCAGCGGCTCGACGCCGTCATGACCGAGCAGGAGACGCTGCGGTTCGCCACCGCCGCCGCCTAG
- a CDS encoding class I SAM-dependent methyltransferase, producing the protein MSEARNFLPEVETLDNSNVEAAYARWAPIYDLTFDILLKPGRRAAAAAASNTCGPILDVGVGTGLELPMFSSNAQVVGVDLSEPMLRRAAQRVRRERLGHVAGLVKMDATRMAFSDASFGCVVAPYVLTVVPEPQAMLDELARVLRPGGEIVLVNHVSGKDDAIALFEAWLDRHMAPKLGWRPQFPWSIIGDWIDQNPQMKLVERRPLAPFGLFTLTRIERLPVERKERERSAPKELALA; encoded by the coding sequence ATGAGCGAAGCAAGGAATTTTTTGCCCGAAGTCGAAACGCTCGACAACAGCAATGTCGAGGCCGCTTATGCGCGCTGGGCGCCGATATATGATCTGACTTTCGACATTCTGTTGAAGCCAGGCCGTCGCGCCGCCGCCGCGGCCGCCTCCAACACGTGCGGACCGATCCTCGACGTCGGCGTCGGAACGGGACTCGAACTGCCGATGTTTTCGTCCAATGCGCAGGTCGTCGGCGTCGATCTGTCGGAGCCGATGCTGCGCCGCGCCGCGCAGCGCGTGCGCCGCGAGCGTCTCGGCCATGTCGCCGGCCTCGTGAAAATGGATGCGACGCGAATGGCGTTCTCCGACGCGAGTTTCGGCTGCGTCGTAGCGCCTTACGTCCTGACGGTCGTGCCGGAGCCTCAAGCCATGCTCGACGAACTCGCGCGCGTGCTGCGGCCGGGCGGCGAGATCGTGCTGGTCAACCATGTGAGCGGCAAGGACGACGCCATCGCGCTGTTCGAGGCTTGGCTCGACCGCCATATGGCGCCGAAGCTCGGCTGGCGGCCGCAATTTCCCTGGTCGATCATCGGCGACTGGATTGACCAGAATCCGCAAATGAAGCTCGTCGAACGCCGCCCGCTGGCGCCCTTCGGTCTGTTTACGCTGACGCGGATCGAGCGCCTCCCAGTGGAGAGAAAAGAACGCGAAAGGTCCGCGCCAAAGGAGTTGGCGCTCGCTTAA